GCGGTTCAGGAAGGTCAGATGGTCGTACCGCGCGCGGAAGCGCAGCAGCTGCTGGAAGCGCTGGCTGCGCTGAATCCGGCAGCGGTCATAGATCATATTCGGGAAGGAGCGCCATTTCCGCGACCATACTCCGCTTTTGACATCATAGACCATCGCATTGATCAGGTCCTTGCTGACATGCACATCTGCCGGGGTGAATACAAAGACATCCAATCCTATCCGGCTGCCTTCAATAATCATCCTCCGGTATACGCTCTTCTCTTCAAGCTGCTTGGCGTCGTTCAGATACAGGGTAAGGATGCCTAAGACGGGCTCTGACACAGGAGTTCACCTCCTTGCGGAAGAGTGGCGGGATCAACTGCGCTCAGGGGGGAACGCAAGAGCAGGGTGGGCTTGCCTGTAGGTCCGTTAATGAGGTCTACTGCGGCAAGCCCGCTGTTGAAACACATCTTGAGGCTGGCTGCATTGTCGCAGGCCACATGGCATTCCAGCTGCCCAAGGCGCTCCAGCTGTGCAGTAAGCAGGGCTGTGCCTGTGTGCTTGTTCCGGTACAGGGGATGGACGGCGACTACACAGGCCTCCTTGCCGAAACCGGACACGAAGCTGACGCCTGCAAGCTGGCGGCCGTTCTGACCCCGTAATGTGGCAACGAGCAGGGAGACCCCCGGCAGGGCAAGCTGATCCGGTGTCAGCCGGGCCAGCCTCCTGCATCCGCGAAGTGTAATCCGCTGCTCCCCATACTCACTCAGGAACTCAAGCAATCCGCTTCGCCTGGATTCCCACTGTGCGGGATTGCTGTCGTAGAGCGAGGATATCTGCATGGTGTCACTTCCTTTGACGAATAATGGATTATTTGGATTGGCGGGACAGATGATTGCCGTATTGGAAGATGCGTTCGAGCGACAGCTTGCGGATCGCCGGCTCGTCGAATTTCATCGGGCGGGAATTGGCTTCAAAAAACCATACTGCGCCTTCTTCATCGACCCCGAGGTCCATTGACATCTCGCCCAGCATGTTGCTGGAAGCCCGCTCAATCTGCCGGGCGACCAGTAGCGCAGTGGTAGAGACATCCTTCAGGATAAGCGCTGCCTGCTCTGCTCCGAAGGTTCCCTCCAGCATGCTGGAGGGATCTTCGATGCTGCCGCCGCGCGGCACATGGGTGGTGATGCTGCGGGCCCCGGCCAGCCGGGCACCGATGCCGGTTACTGCCCAGGCGCCCCGGCCGTTCTTCTGCAGCAGCACCCGCAGGTCGAAGGGGCGGCCCCGGTATCCGGCAAGCACGATGGCTTGCTGGACAATGTAGCGGGCGGATCCTTTTTCCCGGCCGATCCGGGCCCAGAGCCGTTCGACAGACGCGGCCTTATAGGTCGTGTTCTTTTTGCCGCTCTGAATCTGCAGCCGGTAGGGAAGGAGAGTGTCCGGCCGGTATCTCAGCCGCATGATGCCTTTGCCCGCCTTGCCCTTCTCCGGCTTGAGATAGAGACTCTCGTGATTCTTCAGCATCGCGGTAAGGGTCGCTGCGCTGCGCATGCGGCGGGTCTTGGGCACATGCCTCGAGGTTGCCTTGGATTCCTTGAGCCACTCGAAGAGGTTCCACTTATTGAAGAAGCTCGGATTGTACAGCGAGATTTCGGGATGCTCCAGACACTCGGCAATTTTGCGCGCGACCGGTGCCTTCTCCTCCTCCTCGCGGTTGGGAATCCGGTTATAAATGACCTGCGGCAGCGGAACCGGAATGGCATACCAGAGCTTCCCGCTGGCGGAAGGCACATAGCCGCTCACGATTTGTTCATTCAGCTTCAGGTCGCGGACGGTGATGACATAGACCATATAGCCCATTTCTCTGCCGGTACGGATAATGTCGCGGAAGTTACTGCGGTTGCCGCGGAACTGCTGAAGCCGGTCACTGGTGGTGAGAATGGCGATTACGGGCTTACTGGGATCGGGTATCCGGCTGTTCACAAGTCATCCCTCCTGCGGAATTTGCTGAGATACAGACAATGCTCCAGGATGTGCTCAATGGAAGCTTTGCCCTCAGCGCGCAGGGAGGGGTGGCGGAAGATAGAGCGTCCCGGTTTGGCATTGGCCTCGAACATCCAGATATCCTCATCCTGGTCAATGCCGAGATCGAACCCGATCTCGCCGAGCAGATGGCGGTGCTGGATCTCCAGAGATTCTGCCAGTTTGACGGCAGTAGTTTTGGCGCGCTGGAGCACTTCATCTGATCTGGCCCCGAACACACGGCCGAGGGCCTGCTGCGGGGTCAGTAGCGCTCCGCCATTCTTCAGATGGGTGGTGACACTGCCCCGTCCGGCTTTTTTGGCCCCGATTCCGACGACGACCCATTGATTGCTGCCGTTCTTGTGCATATGGAAGCGGAAATCAATCGGGCAGTTGTCAATCTCGATAAGGCGGATACCCTGCTGGACCACATAGTTCTGCATGCTCTGCCCATGGCGGCCCCGCAGCATACGCATCAGGCTGTCGAAGCTGGTGAAGCGCAGCAGCACGTTCTTGCCACTCCTGCGGTACCGGGCGAAGTACCCTTTCTTCGGCAGGTAGGTCAGGCGGTAGATGCCGTGTCCCAGGCTGCCGGCGGAAGGTTTGTAATAGACGAAGTGGTGACGGTCCAGCATATCCCGCATTTGTTCGGAGCTTGGGTTACTGTGCGTTTCAGGCACGAAGCGGTTCGCCGCCCCGTCGTTCTCCAGCAGCCGGTAAATATCCGATTTATTGAAAAAACTCCAGTTGAAATAAGGAATTTTCTTACGTCCGAAGCGCTCGCGCAGCTGGTTGATGTAAGGGGAGGTCTCAGCTCTGCGGCTGGGCAGGCGGTTATAGACTACATCCGGCAGGGGCACGAGCTTGCGCTCGAAGCGGCCGCTTGCCGTCAGGAAATATCCGTTGACCTGCTCCTGCTGCCAGTCGATATCCCGCGGCATGAAGGCGAAAATGTAGCATTTGTTGCTGCCTTCACGCAGCAGCTGCTTGATGAAGCCGGTACGGGAGCCGAAGGGCTGCGCTGCAGAAGCGGGTCCGTCTGAGAGCACACCGACCAGCGGCCCGAGCTGCACCTCGTCATTCTGCAGATTCCGCAGGTAGATGCCGCCAGCCTTCGGGACCTTGATGGCGCTTTTGACGCCCGAGGCCAGGAAGAGGTGCTTGCCGGCACGCTTGATCGGCTTGATCGTGGCCGGGATGGCATCTTTTCCAAGGCGCAGGCGGATGTTCTTCTTGCCGGATAATTTCAGGCTTCTCATCAGTTCACCCGAGACATATACTACTCGATCAGGCTGCTTGGTGAAATGGACATTGCAAAAAGTGAGACCCATTTATGAATCCTCCTTTGGAACCATAGATATCATTCTCCCGTGTGTACGGAGCTGCCCGGGAGGCAGCTTGTGGTAGCTGCTTGAGGTAAGCAGCAGATGGCGCGCATAGCGCAGCGGGTTCTCGGCAGCGAGTCTAGCAGCCCGGCGGTCGCCCGTCAGCCGGAACACCGTGCGCCCTGGCTTGGAATTAGCTTCCAGCAGATAGATTCTCCCTCCGGCATCGATGCCAAAATCAAGGCCCAGCTCTCCGAGTCTGCCGCAGGATTCTTCCAGCAGCGGAGGCAGGAGTGCAGACGCCAGGGTCAGCTCCTCCAGCAGGTCTCTTCCTCCCGCGCCGTATTCGTCCAGCAGGAAGGGGAGGGCGGGAACGGCTGTGCCTCCGCCGTGCAGATTGGAGGTCAGTGATCCCCGGGTGCCGAGCCGGACGGCCATGCCGGTCAGTGTCCAGGCACCGGTGCCGTTCTTCTGCATCAGCACACGTACATCGAACGGCTGTCCTCCGCTGCCGGTGAGATGCAGGTAAGGCTGTATGATATAGCGGTGCTGGCCGATGAAGCGGCCGATCCAGTCCAGACCTTCGTCCAGCGTACCGAAAACATATTGAAAAGGTTCGTTATTCCTGTCTCTGCCCCGCACCTTTACTCCGCCGCCCTCGCGTCTGCCGAGCATTACAGCGTGTACGGTACGCTTGCCGTGGGAGCCGGTTCTGGGCTTCAGAAAAACGCCGTATTCCCTTCCGGCGAGCATATTGCCAAGCGCTTCGCTGCTGCTGTATAGCTCAGTCTCCGGCAGCAGGACGCTGGCAGAAGGGCTGCGCCGCAGAATCTCATAGACTCCCCATTTATCTGGAAGTCCGCGTGACCAGGGCAGACAGCGGGTCAATACAGACAGGGCGGCCGCTGCTGCTCTTTTCTCCTCAGGTGTCCTGTAGAAGCAACGGTTATAGAGAATGTCAGGCGGCGGAGAATGCACAGGCTCCCATTGTCCGTTCTGCCATTGATATCCGCTGACATAGGAGCCGTCCGCAGCTACACCGTCCGGATGAAAGATCAGGACCTTCAGATCATACAGCGGGGCCGCACGGCAGAGATGACTGCAGAACTCCGGCTCTGCGATGGGAGGAATCCCGTGGCGACGGTCTGTCATAATGCCAAGGAACCCCATTGCTGTTGTGGTCATGATGTCCTCCTTATAACCCGGCCAGATAACGGCAGTATAGAATCATTTGTTTGACAGAGGGTCTGATTTTTTGGTCATTCAGCGGTGTATTGT
This genomic interval from Paenibacillus sp. FSL H8-0332 contains the following:
- a CDS encoding GNAT family N-acetyltransferase → MQISSLYDSNPAQWESRRSGLLEFLSEYGEQRITLRGCRRLARLTPDQLALPGVSLLVATLRGQNGRQLAGVSFVSGFGKEACVVAVHPLYRNKHTGTALLTAQLERLGQLECHVACDNAASLKMCFNSGLAAVDLINGPTGKPTLLLRSPLSAVDPATLPQGGELLCQSPS
- a CDS encoding YheC/YheD family protein, which encodes MNSRIPDPSKPVIAILTTSDRLQQFRGNRSNFRDIIRTGREMGYMVYVITVRDLKLNEQIVSGYVPSASGKLWYAIPVPLPQVIYNRIPNREEEEKAPVARKIAECLEHPEISLYNPSFFNKWNLFEWLKESKATSRHVPKTRRMRSAATLTAMLKNHESLYLKPEKGKAGKGIMRLRYRPDTLLPYRLQIQSGKKNTTYKAASVERLWARIGREKGSARYIVQQAIVLAGYRGRPFDLRVLLQKNGRGAWAVTGIGARLAGARSITTHVPRGGSIEDPSSMLEGTFGAEQAALILKDVSTTALLVARQIERASSNMLGEMSMDLGVDEEGAVWFFEANSRPMKFDEPAIRKLSLERIFQYGNHLSRQSK
- a CDS encoding YheC/YheD family protein — translated: MGLTFCNVHFTKQPDRVVYVSGELMRSLKLSGKKNIRLRLGKDAIPATIKPIKRAGKHLFLASGVKSAIKVPKAGGIYLRNLQNDEVQLGPLVGVLSDGPASAAQPFGSRTGFIKQLLREGSNKCYIFAFMPRDIDWQQEQVNGYFLTASGRFERKLVPLPDVVYNRLPSRRAETSPYINQLRERFGRKKIPYFNWSFFNKSDIYRLLENDGAANRFVPETHSNPSSEQMRDMLDRHHFVYYKPSAGSLGHGIYRLTYLPKKGYFARYRRSGKNVLLRFTSFDSLMRMLRGRHGQSMQNYVVQQGIRLIEIDNCPIDFRFHMHKNGSNQWVVVGIGAKKAGRGSVTTHLKNGGALLTPQQALGRVFGARSDEVLQRAKTTAVKLAESLEIQHRHLLGEIGFDLGIDQDEDIWMFEANAKPGRSIFRHPSLRAEGKASIEHILEHCLYLSKFRRRDDL
- a CDS encoding YheC/YheD family protein, giving the protein MTTTAMGFLGIMTDRRHGIPPIAEPEFCSHLCRAAPLYDLKVLIFHPDGVAADGSYVSGYQWQNGQWEPVHSPPPDILYNRCFYRTPEEKRAAAAALSVLTRCLPWSRGLPDKWGVYEILRRSPSASVLLPETELYSSSEALGNMLAGREYGVFLKPRTGSHGKRTVHAVMLGRREGGGVKVRGRDRNNEPFQYVFGTLDEGLDWIGRFIGQHRYIIQPYLHLTGSGGQPFDVRVLMQKNGTGAWTLTGMAVRLGTRGSLTSNLHGGGTAVPALPFLLDEYGAGGRDLLEELTLASALLPPLLEESCGRLGELGLDFGIDAGGRIYLLEANSKPGRTVFRLTGDRRAARLAAENPLRYARHLLLTSSSYHKLPPGQLRTHGRMISMVPKEDS